Within the Thermococcus sp. CX2 genome, the region GATGGCGATGGTCTTGCCCTTGAGGGTGTCCCATCCGAGGGCCTTGGCGGCCTCTCTGACGGTGAAGGCAGCGCCCCTGGCGGTGGCATCCATCCTGGCGACAATACCACCGACGCTCGGCGGCTTGCCGGTGATGATACCGAAGGCCGGGGTCTTCCTCCTGCTGATGGCCTCGTACTCGTCCATCATCCAGGCCATGATCTGCGGGTTGGTGTAAACGTCAGGAGCGGGAACATCGGTGTACGGGCTGATGATGTCGTAGATAGCCCTTATGTAACCGCGAGCGAGCCTCTCCTTCTCCCTGTCGGAGAGCTCCTTCGGGTTGCAGATGATACCACCCTTACCTCCACCGTACGGGAGGTCCATAACGGCGGTCTTCCAAGTCATCCAAGCGGCGAGAGCCTTGACGGTACCAAGGGTCTCCTCAGGGTGCCACCTGATACCACCCTTGGTCGGACCGCGAGCCCAGTTGTACTGAACCCTAAAACCGGTGAAGACCTTAACAGAACCGTCATCCATCTCAACAGGGATGCTGACTTCGAGAATCCTCTGAGGCCTCTTAAGGAACTCGAGAGCCTCTTCGCTTATGTCCATATACTGGGCAGCCCTCTCGAGCTGCTGAACCGCAATCTCAAACGGGTCTATCTCGACCATCTTTTACCACCTCAGGTTTCGGTAATTTGCGATACGGGTTACGACGGTCACATATATAAATCTTTCGCTAAAGGAGGCAGGAGAACGGCCAATTTCAAACAAAAAGTTATATACGGAAATTTTCGGCCAAAAGAAAAAACCTGCCGAAATTTTAGGGCAAAAACAAGGCTGTACATCCAAGATTTTTTATACATTGACGAACATTAAGGGACACGGTTGAATAAGAACGAATGAAACAAAATTGAAACGGGATGCCCTCAGCGAGAAGTCGGTCATCATCCCGTCAGCTCACTCTCTGTTCCAGTCATCGGGCATTCGTTTGTCATATTCTATACATATATTAACCCTTCGCAAATGCCCATTGGGAGGTCAGCCGGATGTTGTCGCCCTTTTTAACTATCCGGTAGAACATTGTCACAATGACCATTTTCTAATTACGAGACACTAACGTACTGAAAGATATATAAGAATTAAATTTCAACCATTTCACGGTTAAGCAAATCGTCTTTTGTCGAAAAAAGGCAGCAGAAAGCTTTTTATAGAATGTTATATGCTATACATAATACCCCGTAACAGTGCACGGGGGTTTGTTGTCCATCCATTTAAGAACGGAGGTGAAAGGCTTGGAGCAGAGGGATCAATGGGCAACAAAGATTGGTTTGATTTTAGCCATGGCTGGAAATGCCATCGGTCTCGGAAACTTCTGGAGGTTCCCATACCAGCTAGCTAGCAACGGTGGCGGCGCTTTCATGATACCGTACTTCATAGCACTGGTATTCCTTGGAATTCCAGTGATGTGGATTGAATGGACCACTGGTCGCTACGGTGGTAAGTACGGACACGGTACAATCGGGCCAATGTTTTACCTCATGGCCAGGGAGAGCCTCAAGCCAAGAACGGCTTTAATCTTCGGTATAATCGGTGGAATGCTGGCCTTCTCTGTCGCTTCCCTGCTTAGCTCATACTACTACCAGGTCATAGGCTGGTCAGCAGCGTACACCTACTACAGCCTCACCGGTGCTTACTTCGGAAAGGACACCGTCCAGTTCTTCCTCGACTACGTCGCCAACACCAAGGCAGTGCTGTTCTTCTGGGGACTGACGATGCTCTTCCTTGGAATAGCCGTTGGACAGGGCGTCAGTAAAGGTATCGAGCGCTGGGTCAAGGTCATGATGCCCGTCCTATATGTATTCGCTATACTCCTGGTCATCAGGGCCCTTACCCTCGGTTCACCGGTTAAGCCAGAGTGGAGCGCCATAGCAGGTCTTGAGTACATCTGGAAGCCAGACTTCACAGTACTCAGGGAGAACTTCTTCAAGATAAGCCTGGCAGCGGCGGGACAGATATTCTTCACCCTGTCCCTCGGTATGGGTATCATCCACAACTACGCTTCCTACCTCGGCCCTGAGGACGACGTTGCCCTCTCAGGTCTAGCCACGGTTTCGCTCAACGAGTTCGCAGAGGTCATCCTCGGTGGTTCGCTCGCCATACCGATAGCCTTCGCCTATCTCGGTCCGGAGAAGGCAGTCAAGGGCGGTGTCGGTCTCGCATACATGGCCCTTCCGAACGTCTTCGCCAACATGACGGCAGGTCAGATATTCGGTGCCATGTGGTTCCTCCTGCTCTGGTTCGCAGGATTCACTTCAGCTATAGCCACCTACAACTACCTCGTCGCCATGCTCGAGGAGGACATTCACATCGAGAGGAAGGTCGGCACCTGGGTCGTCTTCGTGTTCCTGTTCCTGCTTGGACTGCCAGTTGCCCTTGACAGCACCCTAGCGTACCTCAGCGAGCTCGACATGTGGGTTGGTTCCTACTTCCTCGTGCTGCTCGGTCTCTTCGACATCATAGTTGCAGTGTGGCTCTTCAAGCCCGATAACTTCTGGAAGGAGCTCCACAAGGGTGCTTACATTAACGTTCCGGAGTGGTACAAGCCGATAATGACCATAATAGCGCCGCTGTTCATGCTGTTCCTCCTGGGTGGCAACACCTGGGACTACATAAGGAACGGAGCCTTCTCAGTATCGGAGTACTATGTCACTCAGATACTTGGATACGACTACACCCCAGAAGTCATCAGCCTCATCACCAGGGCCAGGATAGTGATCCTCATAATCCTCGTCATCGGCGCCATCGAGGCATACCTGGCCATCAAGAAGAAGTACGGCGAGGAGCTGGCAAAGAACGAGGTCATCATAAAGATCTGAGGTGGTCGAGATGGACACGGGTGCGTTGGCCTTCCTGGCCTTTGCATGGGGTTCGATATTTATCTTAATGTGGTGGAGCATTAGCAAGCTCCTCAAAGCCGAAAAGGAGCAAAAGGCTTAAAGCTCCCTTTTCTTTTACCTTTTGGAGGTGCTTTTATGAAGAGTCAAGAGATTCTGCGAGATGTAGCGCAGACAATTGAAGATACTGAGAAAAAAGTTAACTCCCTCACCAAGCTCTCAGATAAAAATAAACAGAAGGCCCTAAAGCTCCTCGAGGAGGCGAGGAGGAACTTCATGGAACTGTCGGAGAACGTTGCCATCGACAACCAGGAGCTGGCCAACTTCTTCCTCAAGAGGGCTGTCAAGCTGAAGAACAACACCAATGACAGGTTCATCGAAAAGATGGGCGAGAAGGAGTACATGAAGTCTGTGAGCATGATAAACAGGTACTCAAAGGCTGCCCCCTACGACTTTGCCGGAAAAGTGAAAGATCTCCAAAGGGCATACAGGGCATTCCTGTTCGGAATGATACCGTTCTACGTCGTTTCAGGCATCTTTGGCCCAGTATACGCGGTAACGGCCCTTATCCTGATAATCCCAACCCTGTTAGCTATGTTCAGCCTGAGGAAAAGGGGAAGCCTCGGTCTGATGCTCTCCTTCGCCGTCATGCCGATTCCGATGGTCATGGGGGCATTCTCAATACGCTATGGCATATACGCCCTAACCAACGAGGGGGAGCTTACGAGGATAGCGGAGGCTCTCGGGCAGAGCTTGGCTGTCGCACAGGGAATAGCTGTACTGATAACCCTCCTAGGAGCGGCAAGCCTAATCCTGCTCGGCTATGCGAGCTACATGCTCTACAAGCACAGGCACGCGTTCCTTTAATAGAGGGCCTCGTTGCCCCTCTCTCCAGTTCTTACTCTGATGGCATCGTGAACGGGCAGAACGAATATCTTTCCATCTCCCGGAATTCCGCGCCTCGCGTTTCTAACGATGGTGTCTATAATCTTCTCAAGGTCTTCGTCCTTGGCGACAATCTCAATCTTCACCTTCGGTAGCAAGTCGTAGGGAGGAACTCCACCCTGAACGCCGCGCCCCTGGACGGGATAGACCGTCAGAGGAATTATACCAAGCTGCTTGAGGGCGCTCTTAACCCTATCAAGGTCCTCGTTTCTGATAATTGCCTCAACTTTCTTCA harbors:
- the gdhA gene encoding glutamate dehydrogenase → MVEIDPFEIAVQQLERAAQYMDISEEALEFLKRPQRILEVSIPVEMDDGSVKVFTGFRVQYNWARGPTKGGIRWHPEETLGTVKALAAWMTWKTAVMDLPYGGGKGGIICNPKELSDREKERLARGYIRAIYDIISPYTDVPAPDVYTNPQIMAWMMDEYEAISRRKTPAFGIITGKPPSVGGIVARMDATARGAAFTVREAAKALGWDTLKGKTIAIQGYGNAGYYMAKIMSEEYGMKVVAVSDSKGGIYNPDGLNADEVLEWKRKNGSVKDFPGAQNITNEELLELEVDVLAPSAIEEVITKKNADNIKAKIVAELANGPTTPEADEILYEKGILIIPDFLCNAGGVTVSYFEWVQNITGDYWTVEETRAKLDKKMTKAFWDVYNTHKEKNINMRDAAYVVAVSRVYQAMKDRGWVKK
- a CDS encoding P-II family nitrogen regulator, with translation MKKVEAIIRNEDLDRVKSALKQLGIIPLTVYPVQGRGVQGGVPPYDLLPKVKIEIVAKDEDLEKIIDTIVRNARRGIPGDGKIFVLPVHDAIRVRTGERGNEALY
- a CDS encoding alpha-glucosidase, coding for MKSQEILRDVAQTIEDTEKKVNSLTKLSDKNKQKALKLLEEARRNFMELSENVAIDNQELANFFLKRAVKLKNNTNDRFIEKMGEKEYMKSVSMINRYSKAAPYDFAGKVKDLQRAYRAFLFGMIPFYVVSGIFGPVYAVTALILIIPTLLAMFSLRKRGSLGLMLSFAVMPIPMVMGAFSIRYGIYALTNEGELTRIAEALGQSLAVAQGIAVLITLLGAASLILLGYASYMLYKHRHAFL
- a CDS encoding sodium-dependent transporter, whose protein sequence is MEQRDQWATKIGLILAMAGNAIGLGNFWRFPYQLASNGGGAFMIPYFIALVFLGIPVMWIEWTTGRYGGKYGHGTIGPMFYLMARESLKPRTALIFGIIGGMLAFSVASLLSSYYYQVIGWSAAYTYYSLTGAYFGKDTVQFFLDYVANTKAVLFFWGLTMLFLGIAVGQGVSKGIERWVKVMMPVLYVFAILLVIRALTLGSPVKPEWSAIAGLEYIWKPDFTVLRENFFKISLAAAGQIFFTLSLGMGIIHNYASYLGPEDDVALSGLATVSLNEFAEVILGGSLAIPIAFAYLGPEKAVKGGVGLAYMALPNVFANMTAGQIFGAMWFLLLWFAGFTSAIATYNYLVAMLEEDIHIERKVGTWVVFVFLFLLGLPVALDSTLAYLSELDMWVGSYFLVLLGLFDIIVAVWLFKPDNFWKELHKGAYINVPEWYKPIMTIIAPLFMLFLLGGNTWDYIRNGAFSVSEYYVTQILGYDYTPEVISLITRARIVILIILVIGAIEAYLAIKKKYGEELAKNEVIIKI